Proteins encoded in a region of the Cetobacterium ceti genome:
- a CDS encoding sigma-70 family RNA polymerase sigma factor, translated as MAEKDLVSLYLEDIRKYNILDKDEELFLLKEAKKGKPEAKNKLILSNLRLVVNIAKGYTNKGMSFIDLISEGNFGLIHAIEKFDVSKGYRFSTYAVWWIKQAISKAVISKGREIRIPSYKHDMLNRINKYIMEHVMKVGTYPSIVEISEGAEVEFSKVEKLIVEFQDIISLNAAIGDDIYLEDTIAENVDETLEEEILNEISRRQINEIVNGLDIREREILKLRYGLDGYEIHTLEEIGKSFNITRERVRQIEKKTLKKLRTKYSRELKDNLL; from the coding sequence ATGGCAGAAAAAGATTTAGTTTCACTTTATTTGGAAGATATTAGAAAATATAACATTTTAGACAAGGATGAGGAATTATTTCTCCTAAAGGAAGCTAAAAAAGGAAAACCTGAAGCTAAAAATAAACTTATATTATCCAATTTAAGACTTGTAGTAAATATTGCAAAAGGTTATACCAATAAGGGAATGAGCTTTATTGATTTAATAAGTGAAGGAAATTTTGGATTAATTCATGCAATTGAAAAGTTTGATGTATCAAAGGGATACAGGTTTTCAACCTATGCAGTTTGGTGGATCAAACAAGCTATAAGTAAAGCGGTAATAAGTAAGGGAAGAGAAATAAGGATTCCATCCTATAAGCATGATATGCTAAATAGAATAAATAAATATATAATGGAACATGTAATGAAAGTTGGAACTTACCCATCTATAGTAGAAATATCTGAGGGAGCAGAAGTTGAATTTTCAAAGGTAGAAAAACTAATCGTAGAATTTCAAGATATAATTTCATTAAATGCTGCAATAGGTGATGATATTTATTTAGAAGATACAATTGCTGAAAATGTAGATGAAACTCTTGAAGAGGAGATTTTAAATGAAATTAGCAGAAGACAAATAAATGAAATTGTTAATGGATTAGATATAAGAGAAAGAGAAATATTAAAACTGAGATATGGATTAGATGGATATGAGATTCATACTTTAGAGGAGATAGGAAAATCTTTTAATATTACTAGGGAAAGAGTACGTCAAATAGAAAAAAAGACGTTGAAAAAACTAAGAACCAAGTATAGTAGAGAATTAAAAGATAATCTCCTTTGA